From Paenibacillus physcomitrellae, the proteins below share one genomic window:
- the rplU gene encoding 50S ribosomal protein L21, with translation MYAIIETGGKQYRVQEGDVLYIEKLNAADGETVTFDRVLAVSNDNGLVAGTPVVSGATVTAKVERHGKGAKVVVFKYKPKKNYHKKQGHRQPYTKVTIEKIQA, from the coding sequence ATGTACGCAATTATCGAAACTGGTGGCAAACAATACCGTGTTCAAGAGGGCGATGTTCTTTACATCGAGAAGCTGAATGCTGCTGACGGTGAAACTGTAACTTTTGACCGTGTATTGGCTGTTTCTAACGACAACGGTTTGGTAGCAGGAACTCCAGTAGTATCCGGTGCTACTGTAACAGCGAAAGTAGAACGCCATGGTAAAGGCGCTAAGGTTGTTGTATTCAAATACAAACCTAAGAAGAACTACCACAAAAAGCAAGGTCATCGTCAACCGTACACGAAGGTGACTATTGAGAAAATCCAAGCGTAA
- a CDS encoding ribosomal-processing cysteine protease Prp produces MIIVTIKRDEQKSVTGFRIEGHANYAEAGRDIVCAGVSAVTVGSVNAVEELTGIVMDSHMKNGFLSADLPLAVPDEAKAEARLLLSSLVVMLRTIEQSYGQYVKIIDVTN; encoded by the coding sequence TTGATTATCGTAACCATCAAACGCGATGAGCAGAAATCCGTTACTGGATTTCGGATTGAAGGCCATGCGAATTACGCAGAGGCTGGAAGGGATATTGTTTGCGCTGGTGTATCCGCTGTTACTGTAGGCTCAGTTAACGCTGTCGAAGAGTTGACCGGGATTGTAATGGATTCACATATGAAGAACGGCTTTTTAAGCGCGGATCTTCCGCTTGCAGTTCCTGACGAAGCCAAAGCTGAAGCTAGGCTGTTGTTATCTTCGCTCGTCGTGATGCTTCGGACTATTGAGCAATCCTACGGACAATACGTTAAGATTATAGATGTGACTAATTAA